The proteins below come from a single Vibrio cyclitrophicus genomic window:
- the tnpC gene encoding IS66 family transposase (programmed frameshift), giving the protein MTRKKSPKYQEAPPEVSDLNEAKVLIDELWEQLRHYEDKLTTSSKNSSKSPSSDNPKDRHERKKPESSGGRNSRGAKQGHTGHQRKLSPLKKTDVIIDCFPETCPCCAQSDIEVQGGPYYRHQVFDIPKPTVDITEYRLFSGQCRHCKETVKAQKPDDASQGIIGPNLLSYIGVLAGQYHLSVRKIQSLLKEQLGTTFSVGAISEAQTKVASMLTPLHQAIKQALKKAPLIHADETSHHRNDETSLRWCWLVASDDLVYEQILYSRSTSSAKKVIDEDYAGIVVSDQCPSYNWIAEDRHQLCWAHVKRNLQQMADYSGGGHTAYIGKHLCLLTNAIFHTRHRYEQGELDYSLYLRRMHRLQKSFDHWLRKGTDVMVKRYRGRCKLLLKHRESLWVFLKKTSIPLTNNEAERCIRGFVIQRKISFGTTSDAGDKFRSRIHTLIETCKKRGLSAMSVLSEIITAVVAKRPYPNVFDL; this is encoded by the exons ATGACTAGAAAAAAATCACCTAAATACCAAGAAGCACCACCTGAAGTCTCAGATTTGAATGAGGCTAAGGTGCTTATTGATGAGCTGTGGGAACAGCTCCGACATTATGAAGACAAGCTAACCACTAGCTCCAAAAACTCTTCAAAATCGCCCTCTTCAGACAATCCTAAAGATCGCCATGAGCGAAAAAAGC CTGAAAGCTCTGGTGGTCGCAATTCGAGAGGAGCTAAACAAGGCCACACAGGGCATCAACGAAAGCTCTCACCGTTAAAAAAAACGGATGTCATCATTGACTGTTTCCCTGAAACTTGTCCTTGTTGCGCTCAATCTGACATTGAGGTTCAAGGTGGGCCATACTATCGCCATCAGGTCTTCGATATTCCAAAACCCACTGTCGATATCACCGAATACCGTTTATTTTCAGGTCAATGTAGGCACTGCAAAGAAACCGTCAAGGCTCAAAAGCCTGACGATGCATCGCAAGGGATTATAGGGCCGAACTTATTAAGTTACATTGGCGTGCTTGCAGGGCAATATCACCTCAGCGTTCGGAAAATCCAATCTCTACTCAAAGAACAGCTTGGCACAACCTTTTCGGTCGGTGCGATTAGCGAAGCGCAAACGAAGGTCGCTTCAATGCTAACGCCATTGCATCAAGCGATAAAACAAGCGTTAAAGAAAGCGCCTTTGATTCATGCTGACGAAACCTCTCATCACCGAAATGATGAAACAAGCCTTCGTTGGTGTTGGTTAGTGGCCAGTGATGACCTTGTCTATGAACAAATACTCTATTCACGCTCTACCTCCTCAGCAAAAAAGGTCATCGATGAAGACTATGCAGGTATTGTGGTCAGTGACCAGTGCCCAAGCTATAACTGGATAGCCGAAGACCGTCATCAGTTATGTTGGGCACATGTGAAGCGCAATCTTCAGCAAATGGCGGATTATAGTGGCGGTGGCCACACCGCTTATATTGGCAAACATCTTTGTTTGCTGACGAACGCCATTTTCCATACTCGGCATCGTTATGAACAAGGTGAATTGGATTATTCACTGTACTTGCGGCGAATGCACAGGCTACAAAAATCGTTCGATCATTGGTTGAGAAAAGGGACAGATGTGATGGTCAAGCGGTATCGAGGGCGATGCAAGTTACTGCTTAAACATAGAGAGAGCTTGTGGGTTTTCCTCAAGAAAACATCAATCCCCTTAACCAATAATGAAGCTGAGCGATGTATTAGAGGTTTTGTCATTCAAAGGAAAATTAGCTTCGGAACGACCTCGGATGCAGGTGATAAATTCCGTAGTCGTATCCACACACTCATCGAAACCTGCAAAAAGCGCGGTCTATCAGCAATGTCGGTGTTGAGTGAAATCATCACGGCTGTTGTGGCGAAGAGACCGTACCCCAACGTCTTTGATCTATAG
- a CDS encoding putative bifunctional diguanylate cyclase/phosphodiesterase has product MNKIKRYPVNIVLSYLILSSLWVFFSDLAVESLSNDLQEHALAQTIKGLIFIVLTSTLLWIMVRKNNRDLESANDLDSVTGLHSPSVFYRYLNKRLKKSQVTDHYVLFLLDIDNFKSVADQIGFENTNSFLKDIARSIELPIEHLPLSSRVHSDGFACLVKLNDKEDIESYIALVHRRFNQCAYRYNTNATCCIGAALFPSDGHNAKQLMASATHALTEAKKSKNSIEFHDPKLTELERQRQEMVQELRKAIDDKAIDIVFQPKYNIENRLVSGVEVLSRWTHERYGVVSPDIFVALAEENHFCRDLTTLVLEKTAVQLRACGLLGSVLNSVSVNISAVELNSVDDMDHLDNYLRKDPEFARLLCLEITETAILKDIDQCAIAVQKLKKHGVSFSIDDFGVGYTSFGIFSKLDVDEIKVDRSYINGLEDDYRSRAITSGIIDIARGFGIHVVAEGVENAQQLSILKTLNCEQAQGYYLGYPVPSKQLKESITSETEPCSAT; this is encoded by the coding sequence ATGAATAAGATAAAACGATATCCGGTAAATATAGTACTCAGTTACTTAATACTGTCATCATTATGGGTTTTTTTCTCTGATCTTGCGGTTGAATCACTATCAAATGACTTACAAGAACATGCTTTAGCACAGACAATCAAAGGTCTGATCTTTATCGTTCTGACGTCTACTTTATTGTGGATAATGGTTCGGAAAAATAATCGTGATTTAGAGAGCGCCAACGACCTTGATAGTGTAACTGGACTTCATAGCCCATCAGTTTTTTATCGATATTTAAACAAAAGACTGAAAAAATCCCAGGTCACTGATCATTATGTCCTCTTCTTACTCGACATTGATAACTTCAAATCTGTCGCTGACCAGATTGGGTTTGAAAACACTAATTCATTTTTAAAAGATATCGCACGATCTATTGAACTTCCTATTGAGCATCTACCGCTTTCGTCTCGGGTACACTCCGATGGTTTTGCGTGTTTAGTCAAACTCAATGATAAAGAAGATATTGAATCCTACATTGCTCTCGTACATCGTAGATTTAACCAATGTGCTTATCGTTATAATACCAACGCAACTTGCTGTATCGGTGCCGCCCTATTTCCTTCGGATGGTCATAATGCCAAACAACTTATGGCGTCAGCGACCCATGCTTTAACGGAAGCAAAAAAAAGCAAAAATTCGATTGAATTTCATGACCCCAAACTCACAGAGCTTGAACGCCAGCGTCAAGAAATGGTGCAAGAGTTACGTAAAGCGATTGATGACAAAGCGATTGATATTGTTTTTCAGCCGAAATACAACATTGAAAATAGACTCGTCTCAGGTGTGGAAGTGTTATCCCGTTGGACGCATGAACGCTATGGTGTTGTTTCACCTGATATCTTTGTCGCGCTAGCAGAAGAGAATCATTTTTGTCGAGATTTGACCACGTTAGTTCTAGAGAAAACTGCGGTACAACTAAGAGCTTGTGGTTTGCTTGGGAGTGTCCTTAATAGTGTCTCGGTCAATATTTCAGCGGTAGAGCTAAATAGCGTGGATGACATGGACCATCTGGATAATTATCTACGAAAGGACCCCGAATTTGCTCGCTTACTTTGTCTTGAAATCACTGAAACCGCTATTTTAAAAGATATAGATCAGTGTGCAATCGCTGTTCAAAAATTAAAAAAGCATGGGGTATCTTTTTCGATAGATGACTTTGGTGTTGGTTACACTTCTTTTGGTATATTCAGTAAGTTGGATGTTGATGAGATTAAAGTTGATCGCAGTTATATCAATGGGTTAGAAGATGATTATCGTTCTAGAGCCATAACGTCTGGGATCATTGATATAGCTCGAGGATTTGGCATTCATGTGGTGGCTGAAGGGGTTGAAAATGCCCAACAGTTGTCAATTTTAAAAACGTTAAATTGCGAACAAGCCCAAGGTTATTATCTTGGCTATCCGGTGCCGTCCAAACAGTTAAAAGAAAGTATCACTTCTGAAACAGAACCATGTTCAGCAACATAA
- the manA gene encoding mannose-6-phosphate isomerase, class I codes for MSDFSLANDSFVQRFFYPMTNVIQNYAWGSPSSFSQLFGINNQSGEPQAEIWMGAHPNGCSMVTDNGQQTTLSSLISKNLNLFLSEKVASRFGELPYLFKVLAAEKALSVQVHPNKQQAESGYALEEQQGIPMTAGNRNYKDPNHKPELVYALTDYTAMNGFRSINEILEHFHYLDIPELHSMVNDLAGDQTPNGLASFFASLLSLQGEQKGMALTMLLMKAKLSDALVFQLISELEQQYPGDVGLFAPLLLNVITLKPGQAMYLDAETPHAYIKGTGLEIMANSDNVLRAGLTPKYMDVNELVSCTRFKEKPADRLLLSPIEQGDVMEYQIPVEDFKFSIVQNSHQRRITTEGAEILLPLDESMVLTHQCGETCVIEKGQSVFIPAYAESYKLDCAGRVARAYS; via the coding sequence ATGTCTGATTTTTCTTTAGCGAACGACTCGTTCGTACAACGCTTTTTCTACCCTATGACCAACGTGATTCAAAACTACGCATGGGGTAGCCCGTCTTCGTTTAGCCAACTGTTTGGTATTAATAACCAATCTGGTGAGCCACAAGCGGAGATTTGGATGGGCGCACACCCCAATGGTTGCTCAATGGTGACTGATAACGGGCAACAGACCACATTGTCGAGCTTGATTTCTAAGAACCTAAACTTGTTTCTAAGCGAGAAAGTGGCGAGTCGCTTTGGCGAGTTACCTTATCTTTTCAAGGTATTAGCGGCTGAGAAGGCACTGTCTGTTCAAGTACATCCAAACAAACAGCAAGCGGAATCTGGGTATGCACTCGAAGAGCAGCAAGGCATTCCAATGACAGCTGGCAATCGTAACTACAAGGATCCTAATCATAAGCCAGAACTGGTGTATGCCCTAACGGACTACACGGCGATGAATGGCTTTAGGTCGATTAACGAGATCCTTGAGCACTTCCATTACCTCGATATTCCTGAGCTGCACTCGATGGTTAACGACCTCGCGGGCGATCAAACGCCTAATGGATTAGCGAGCTTCTTCGCGAGTTTATTGTCTTTGCAAGGTGAACAAAAAGGCATGGCGCTGACCATGTTGTTGATGAAGGCGAAACTTTCAGATGCCCTTGTGTTCCAGTTGATTTCAGAGTTGGAACAACAGTATCCGGGGGATGTCGGCCTGTTTGCTCCGCTGCTATTGAACGTTATCACGCTAAAGCCGGGGCAAGCCATGTATCTGGATGCCGAGACACCCCACGCTTACATCAAAGGCACGGGCTTAGAGATCATGGCGAACTCAGACAATGTATTGCGCGCTGGGTTAACGCCTAAATACATGGACGTGAATGAACTGGTTTCTTGTACTCGATTTAAGGAAAAGCCTGCGGATAGGTTACTGCTCAGCCCGATAGAGCAAGGTGATGTGATGGAATACCAAATTCCAGTCGAGGATTTTAAGTTCTCTATCGTGCAAAACTCACATCAGCGACGGATCACTACCGAAGGTGCCGAGATCCTACTACCTCTCGACGAATCTATGGTGCTTACTCACCAGTGCGGCGAAACCTGCGTGATAGAGAAAGGCCAGTCGGTTTTCATTCCCGCTTACGCTGAGAGCTACAAACTGGATTGTGCTGGACGTGTCGCGCGCGCTTACAGCTAG
- a CDS encoding PTS sugar transporter subunit IIA, producing MVTQLTNVNLINNNLQANNKKGLFEELASMLFENNRISNKEAFLADIEIRESQSITSMDGIAYPHSKSKAVTEPAIAVGVKREGIEYGDDDGINPTVFFMIASPDNGADHHIYVLQELFGKFSDEFIQNIHNAKDEQQILNILINS from the coding sequence ATGGTCACACAGCTAACTAACGTCAACTTAATTAATAACAACCTTCAAGCGAATAATAAAAAAGGACTGTTTGAAGAATTGGCAAGCATGTTATTTGAAAACAACCGAATCAGTAATAAAGAAGCCTTCTTGGCAGACATTGAAATTCGTGAATCTCAAAGCATTACCTCAATGGACGGCATTGCTTACCCACACTCAAAAAGCAAGGCAGTCACTGAACCCGCAATTGCTGTCGGTGTTAAGCGTGAAGGTATCGAGTATGGCGATGACGACGGCATTAACCCAACCGTATTTTTTATGATTGCATCACCAGATAACGGTGCTGACCATCATATTTATGTACTACAAGAACTATTTGGAAAATTCAGCGATGAATTTATTCAAAATATCCATAACGCAAAAGACGAACAACAAATCCTTAATATTTTAATTAATTCATAA
- a CDS encoding PTS fructose transporter subunit IIABC: MITTLINQDLIKLSLSADSKEDVFKELIDVLYAQGRISDKAQFLADIKAREEQGNTGFEEGIALPHAKSAAVIKPAVVIGVHKQGIEYGADDGQPSKLFFMIASPDGGDNHHIEVLAELSSKLIEEGFIESFMNAQSEQEALELLLSKPEPSETETNVEKQGFIIGVTGCPAGVAHTYLAAEALEKGAAALGYDIKVETNGSIGVKNSPTQEEIERADAIVVACDKQVDMARFAGKRVISTNVKAPIKDAQGLIKQALNAPSYQAEQTPTNQSVVEKASQARSDLYRYLMNGVSHMIPFVVTGGLLIALALAIGGEPSESGMAIPAGSMWNQILEVGVVAFTLMIPILAGYIAYAIADRPALTPGLIGGWIANNGSFYGADAGTGFIGAIIAGLLVGYFVKWITSFNYHKFVQPLVPIMIAPITGSLFIAGLFIFVIGAPIAGLMDALTALLTSMSTGNVVLLGIVLGGMAGFDMGGPFNKVAFLFSVGMIASGQTQFMGAMACAIPVAPLGMAIATRLGRKFDLFESSEIEAGKAAGAMGLVGISEGAIPFAAQDPMSVIPANVLGSMTAAVMAFSFGITNSVAHGGPVVALLGAMNYPMLALLCMASGAGVTAVTCIALKNLRKAKLATAAA; this comes from the coding sequence ATGATCACAACATTGATCAATCAAGATTTGATTAAGCTTTCGCTTAGCGCTGATTCAAAAGAAGACGTATTTAAAGAGCTGATAGACGTACTTTATGCGCAAGGTCGAATTTCAGACAAAGCACAGTTTCTTGCCGACATTAAGGCGCGTGAAGAACAAGGCAACACAGGGTTTGAAGAAGGCATCGCCCTGCCACATGCGAAAAGCGCTGCGGTGATCAAACCCGCGGTTGTTATCGGCGTCCATAAACAGGGCATCGAATACGGCGCCGATGACGGTCAGCCATCAAAACTGTTCTTCATGATTGCCTCTCCTGATGGCGGCGATAATCACCACATCGAAGTATTGGCAGAGCTTTCTTCAAAACTGATTGAAGAAGGCTTTATTGAAAGCTTTATGAATGCTCAATCTGAACAAGAAGCATTAGAACTACTGCTTAGCAAACCTGAGCCTTCAGAAACGGAAACCAACGTTGAGAAACAAGGCTTCATCATTGGTGTGACAGGCTGCCCAGCTGGCGTTGCGCACACTTATTTGGCAGCTGAAGCGCTAGAGAAAGGCGCGGCGGCTCTTGGCTACGACATCAAGGTCGAAACTAACGGTTCTATTGGTGTTAAAAACAGCCCGACTCAAGAAGAGATCGAACGCGCCGACGCGATTGTCGTGGCTTGTGATAAACAGGTCGACATGGCTCGCTTTGCCGGAAAACGCGTCATCAGCACCAACGTAAAAGCACCAATCAAAGACGCACAAGGCTTGATTAAGCAAGCGCTCAACGCACCTAGTTACCAAGCTGAACAAACGCCGACCAACCAATCTGTTGTAGAAAAAGCCTCACAAGCACGTTCAGACCTTTACCGTTACTTGATGAATGGCGTATCTCACATGATCCCATTCGTCGTGACTGGCGGCCTATTGATAGCCCTTGCACTGGCGATTGGCGGCGAGCCAAGTGAATCTGGCATGGCGATTCCTGCTGGCAGCATGTGGAACCAAATCCTAGAAGTGGGCGTGGTTGCCTTCACATTGATGATCCCAATCTTGGCTGGCTACATTGCTTATGCGATTGCTGACCGCCCTGCCCTAACCCCTGGCCTTATCGGTGGTTGGATTGCTAACAACGGCTCTTTCTATGGCGCTGACGCGGGTACAGGCTTCATTGGCGCAATCATCGCAGGTCTATTAGTGGGTTACTTCGTTAAGTGGATTACCTCGTTTAACTACCACAAATTCGTTCAACCGCTTGTACCTATAATGATCGCTCCGATCACAGGCTCTTTGTTCATCGCAGGTCTATTCATCTTTGTTATCGGCGCACCTATCGCTGGGCTGATGGATGCTCTTACTGCACTGCTAACTAGCATGAGTACAGGCAACGTGGTTTTGCTAGGCATCGTACTGGGTGGCATGGCTGGTTTCGATATGGGCGGCCCGTTCAACAAGGTGGCGTTCCTATTCTCAGTCGGCATGATCGCCAGCGGTCAAACTCAGTTCATGGGTGCAATGGCGTGTGCAATTCCTGTCGCTCCATTAGGCATGGCTATCGCAACCAGATTGGGCCGCAAGTTCGACCTGTTTGAATCTTCTGAAATTGAAGCAGGCAAAGCAGCAGGTGCGATGGGCTTAGTAGGTATCTCTGAGGGTGCGATTCCTTTCGCAGCGCAAGATCCAATGTCGGTTATCCCTGCCAACGTGCTTGGCTCAATGACTGCAGCTGTTATGGCGTTCTCATTTGGTATCACCAACAGCGTTGCTCACGGTGGCCCTGTTGTGGCTCTGCTCGGCGCAATGAACTACCCAATGCTGGCACTGCTGTGCATGGCATCAGGTGCAGGTGTGACTGCGGTTACTTGTATCGCGCTTAAAAATCTACGCAAAGCCAAGCTAGCAACAGCAGCGGCTTAA
- a CDS encoding helix-turn-helix transcriptional regulator gives MIFHDLISSVLNEREPFHNIWFAGDFHTPPACSYQVNFPRLELVLDGEYVNEMESHDRKITNVIAKAGDAIFIPPNCWNKPNWDTDCSVLSMLFGRRQLGLSLVSKRKGEESFYDIQKHSIQTRSGFAIDNILEALSSLARESNKQPMDELLLQALLQYSKTMLEAPVEKSHSRVQDVYQGICIYIQENFHRQITRDSIASRFSISSNHLSRMFRQQGHMTLAEYITRVRVDRAKFMLKKYNFKLNEVSVRCGFKDVNYFCRVFKNRTGKTPTEYRGSI, from the coding sequence ATGATATTTCATGACTTAATCTCCTCTGTATTAAATGAGCGAGAACCGTTTCACAACATCTGGTTTGCTGGAGATTTTCATACGCCTCCAGCGTGCAGTTACCAGGTGAACTTTCCACGTTTAGAGTTGGTGCTAGACGGAGAGTACGTTAATGAAATGGAGAGTCATGATCGCAAAATAACCAACGTTATTGCCAAAGCCGGAGACGCAATTTTCATCCCTCCGAACTGTTGGAATAAACCTAACTGGGATACCGACTGTTCGGTGTTGAGCATGCTATTTGGTCGTCGTCAGCTGGGTTTAAGTTTGGTGAGTAAGCGCAAAGGCGAGGAGAGCTTTTACGATATTCAAAAGCACAGTATTCAGACTCGTTCTGGGTTTGCGATTGATAACATTTTGGAGGCGCTAAGTTCGTTAGCGAGAGAGAGTAACAAGCAGCCGATGGATGAGTTATTGTTGCAAGCTCTACTGCAATACAGCAAGACGATGTTGGAAGCGCCCGTAGAAAAATCTCATAGCCGAGTACAGGATGTGTATCAGGGGATCTGTATCTACATTCAAGAGAACTTCCACCGCCAAATAACCCGAGACAGCATTGCCTCTCGCTTTAGCATTTCATCGAACCACTTGTCGCGAATGTTCCGTCAACAAGGCCACATGACCCTGGCGGAGTACATTACCCGTGTTCGTGTCGACCGCGCTAAGTTCATGCTTAAGAAGTACAACTTCAAACTCAATGAAGTGTCAGTCCGCTGTGGCTTTAAAGATGTGAACTACTTCTGCCGAGTATTTAAAAACCGAACAGGAAAAACCCCAACCGAATATCGTGGTTCAATCTAA